A region of the Bacteroidota bacterium genome:
TCCACTGCGTCCATTTATAAAACTTAGGATCACTTGTCCTAACTTCTCTACTCCAATCGAAGGAAAAACCTATTTTATCTAACTGTTCTCTGTAGCGATTAATATTTGTTTCGGTAGTGATGGCTGGGTGTTGCCCGGTTTGAATTGCATATTGTTCGGCAGGCAAACCAAAAGAATCATAACCCATCGGGTGCAATACATTAAATCCTTTTAATCTTTTGTATCGTGCATAAATATCGGATGCTATATAACCCAAGGGGTGACCCACATGCAAACCCGCACCGCTGGGATATGGAAACATATCAAGCACAAAATACTTAGGTTTTGTAGTATCCTCATTAACCTTATACATACTGTTCTCTCTCCAGTATTGTTGCCAATCTTCTTCTATCTTCTTAAAATTATATTCGCTCATTTGTTATTTAAAATATGCTGCAAAGTTAATACTTGAAAAGCCTTTTGGCAATTTGCTTTTAGGGCATATATAAGTAGGAGTACAATGTTAATTCAATTTGTCATCCCAAGTGGGCGAGGCCCGCTGACGGCGGGTACAATGCTAGTCCTTTGTGGTTGGTTGTATAAGCAGTAGGTGTCTCCTTCGTCTACAAGACAAAAACACACTCATATATATCACATTTAGGCAGAAGAGCACTGCTACTATGACATACTAACTTCTTTTCGCCAAGTCCTCCACCCTATTATACTCATCACCCAAAAAATTGCAAACAGAATCATTGTATAATACAATCCCCTATCATAATACATATATATATAAACGGTATTCACAGCAAACCAAATTACCCAGTTTTCCATGCGTTTGCGAGCCTGCAGATACTGTGCAGCAATACTTCCCACAAAAGTAAAACTATCCATATAGGGCAAAGGGTCTTTCGTATAATCTTTTAAAAATTGAGCAAGTACAAAGAACAAAATAATATATATAATAATTATAATTGATAGCTCCTTGGCACTACTATATTTTGGATTTAAATGTGTTTTATTTTTGGCAGTCCAATTC
Encoded here:
- the pnuC gene encoding nicotinamide riboside transporter PnuC — translated: MDNLLTFLEIFGAITGLAGVWLTTLQHVRCWPLLIFSSIAYGIVFLHDSNALYADGTLQLIYIGMLVYGWKNWTAKNKTHLNPKYSSAKELSIIIIIYIILFFVLAQFLKDYTKDPLPYMDSFTFVGSIAAQYLQARKRMENWVIWFAVNTVYIYMYYDRGLYYTMILFAIFWVMSIIGWRTWRKEVSMS